The Cloeon dipterum chromosome X, ieCloDipt1.1, whole genome shotgun sequence genome includes a window with the following:
- the LOC135946906 gene encoding uncharacterized protein LOC135946906 has translation MRQPISLLVLTFLTVEASWSMKCNDDKLRLHCEPCNLEVDCDENQVDEVLECKTFLQLSVSSTGKLYCRAEAVIEHIFKEHDVCDRCQVGFLRCKSVKRFFKSMRHTKCNEQNSTALGYEASSEKSREETQEEDEDEAEAEEKAAFSPGKMHWCIWLVVCGVPIAVLAFAAACFIHRRGFLRVSCCHFTCIWSRTDARSDDIVEIDYI, from the exons ATGCGCCAACCTATTTCTCTGCTAGTGCTCACGTTCCTCACAGTCG AGGCCTCTTGGAGCATGAAGTGCAATGACGACAAACTGCGCCTGCACTGCGAGCCGTGCAACTTGGAGGTTGATTGCGACGAAAATCAGGTTGACGAAGTCCTCGAATGCAAAACCTTTCTGCAGCTCAGCGTCTCCTCAA CCGGAAAGTTATACTGCCGTGCGGAAGCGGTGATCGAGCACATTTTCAAAGAGCACGACGTTTGCGACCGCTGCCAGGTGGGATTCTTGCGATGCAAATCGGTCAAGAGGTTTTTCAAGTCGATGCGTCACACAAAGTGCAACGAGCAAAATTCCACGGCGCTCGGGTATGAAGCTTCCAGCGAAAAGTCCAGAGAAGAAACACAGGAGGAAGACGAGGACGAGGCCGAGGCCGAAGAAAAAGCTGCTTTCTCGCCTGGCAAGATGCACTGGTGCATCTGGCTGGTTGTTTGCGGCGTTCCGATTGCGGTTTTGGCCTTCGCCGCGGCCTGTTTCATCCACAGAAGGGGTTTCCTGCGAGTGTCCTGCTGTCATTTCACTTGCATCTGGAGCAGGACTGACGCTCGAAGCGATGATATTGTCGAAATAGATTATATctga